The following proteins are encoded in a genomic region of Bacillus sp. Marseille-Q1617:
- a CDS encoding very short patch repair endonuclease has product MVDNMTPAQRRKNMKAIRSVSKLEQVVSSALWNKGYRFRRNTPNLFGKPDISIKKYQVVIFIDSCFWHSCPLHGNMPKTNHKFWEEKLLRNRMRDEEVSTYYINAGWNILRIWEHEVKEDFDMVINKIIKFIEDAKNNLK; this is encoded by the coding sequence ATGGTTGATAATATGACTCCCGCACAAAGAAGAAAGAATATGAAAGCGATTAGATCAGTATCGAAATTAGAACAAGTAGTTTCATCAGCACTTTGGAATAAAGGATATCGATTCCGGAGAAACACACCAAATCTTTTTGGAAAACCTGATATTTCAATAAAGAAATATCAGGTCGTAATATTTATTGACTCTTGCTTTTGGCATTCTTGTCCTCTCCATGGTAATATGCCTAAAACAAATCATAAATTTTGGGAAGAAAAATTACTAAGAAACAGAATGAGGGATGAAGAAGTCTCTACTTATTACATCAATGCAGGATGGAATATATTAAGGATTTGGGAACACGAAGTTAAAGAAGACTTTGATATGGTAATAAACAAGATAATTAAATTTATTGAAGATGCAAAGAATAATTTAAAATAA
- a CDS encoding helicase-related protein, which translates to MGLEINIENRDELIDKIKQELIGPVKVNKDKMSPLKVTQNVVFSNKEETYNKYYNSQTLEEILQVNPPLLQYSAGVLFPFETASDEVLTQEKDLTESNVEGEEKFITKDGIKNIETLIERSSSFNFNNKEVDEEENVDLMPQKNDFSPASLALSYYVRLEKENSKMNIEINGGSYKNFPVSLADGKKLNKWWTREAINIDPIQYSKKDLTEKSTHTKNINVNGLTLQLLLFSRNYGDNKFLITISLTNRTPVTSDKLLEECCLFQSEISITLSEYIQNQFCPYPSTTTSTELDEEENSNKLLYREAQTFALGHGCSANWFQDKERRYIERISSTFLPEYEAISMTPDITDEYGNTYSISMLDLAELVPNSDTIEEILSNLVETYEKWIDIKEKEVASLQAEYGNTPKNHLDKCRESAQRMKSGIELLKKDQKVRKAFKLANYAMAIQQVVGTNIRDGEVKDNNIFYDQEIEFREIPKYNDILGRNRGSWRAFQIAFFLMSIPSVAEGNSIDREVVDLIWFPTGGGKTEAYLGVAAFSMFLKRLKDNNDTGTDIIMRYTLRLLTTDQFQRSSRLICAMEMLRKKFSEDIGETPFSIGIWLGSKVTPNQNAGSYGAKEQLKQWKEGNDRKSFIVKSCPWCGAKLGKYTVNDEVVTTGIASRRKKTKKKEERILGYDYSRKNKELTINCPDEKCPFHKKIDVYIVDESIYENQPTFIIGTIDKFAMLSWKPEARALFGIDMNGIRQYSPPNLIIQDELHLISGPLGSMTGMYEILIEELSTDRRTENPIKPKIICSTATIRRYEEQIMALYGRDKNKAKLFPSPGLSHDDSFFAKVAVDENNLPAKGRKYVGVYSPVIGMQMLQVKIYSILLQSVMNFHEDNRDPFWTLLSFFNSLRELGGALTLLQTDIPSYLNQVRKKHNITDRDQTRWLNNFLELTSRLDSGEVSDVIHKLKDNKNSIDVCLASNIIEVGVDIDRLSLMTVVGQPKNTAQYIQVTGRVGRNWKERPGLVVTLYKTGISRDKSHFEHFREYHERLYSKVEPTSVTPYSDPCINRSLYGLIIGYLRQLHDGKVAESPEYVREHINSLNSFKTLLLNRVKLIDPKQTPVVVKNFDLYVNHILNLGATSWEEKSDGGYFLMYQSGSYIQERYKSTALPVPMSMRNVDASCQGEVTNSYLVKELEGIHV; encoded by the coding sequence ATGGGACTTGAAATTAATATTGAGAATAGAGATGAACTTATTGATAAAATAAAACAAGAATTGATTGGCCCGGTTAAAGTGAATAAGGACAAAATGTCCCCATTAAAAGTAACCCAAAATGTCGTATTTTCAAATAAGGAAGAAACTTATAATAAATATTATAATTCTCAGACATTAGAAGAGATTCTTCAGGTTAATCCTCCTTTATTACAATATTCAGCTGGAGTTTTATTCCCATTTGAGACTGCAAGTGATGAAGTATTAACTCAAGAGAAAGATTTAACTGAAAGTAATGTTGAAGGTGAAGAAAAATTTATTACGAAAGATGGAATAAAAAATATTGAAACACTAATAGAAAGAAGTAGTTCATTTAACTTTAATAACAAAGAGGTAGATGAAGAAGAAAATGTCGATTTAATGCCACAAAAAAATGACTTTTCACCCGCGAGTTTAGCCCTAAGTTATTATGTGCGACTTGAGAAAGAAAACTCTAAAATGAATATCGAGATAAATGGGGGAAGTTATAAGAACTTTCCTGTAAGTTTAGCAGATGGGAAGAAATTAAATAAATGGTGGACTCGTGAAGCAATTAATATAGATCCCATCCAATATTCTAAAAAAGATCTAACAGAGAAATCTACCCATACTAAAAACATTAATGTGAATGGACTAACTTTACAATTATTACTTTTTTCACGAAACTATGGGGATAATAAGTTTTTAATAACCATTAGTCTAACTAACCGAACTCCTGTCACATCTGACAAGTTACTAGAAGAATGTTGTTTATTTCAGAGTGAAATATCGATAACCTTATCTGAATATATTCAAAATCAGTTTTGTCCTTACCCATCAACTACAACTAGTACAGAATTGGATGAAGAGGAAAATTCTAATAAATTACTTTATCGAGAAGCACAAACTTTTGCGTTAGGACATGGCTGTTCGGCAAATTGGTTTCAAGATAAGGAACGTAGATATATTGAAAGGATTTCATCTACATTTTTACCTGAATATGAAGCTATAAGTATGACTCCTGATATTACTGATGAATATGGGAATACGTATTCCATTTCAATGTTAGATTTAGCTGAACTCGTTCCAAACTCTGATACGATTGAGGAGATATTAAGTAATCTCGTAGAAACATATGAAAAATGGATTGATATAAAGGAAAAAGAAGTTGCATCATTACAAGCGGAATATGGAAATACTCCAAAAAATCATTTAGATAAGTGTAGAGAATCTGCTCAACGAATGAAAAGCGGAATTGAACTTCTAAAAAAAGACCAGAAGGTAAGGAAGGCCTTTAAATTAGCCAACTATGCAATGGCGATACAACAAGTTGTCGGAACCAATATTAGAGATGGTGAAGTTAAGGATAATAATATCTTTTATGATCAAGAAATAGAATTCAGAGAAATTCCTAAATATAATGACATTTTGGGGAGAAATAGGGGGAGCTGGAGAGCTTTTCAGATTGCATTTTTTCTAATGTCTATTCCTTCGGTAGCTGAAGGAAACTCGATAGATAGAGAGGTTGTTGACTTAATTTGGTTTCCTACAGGTGGTGGGAAAACGGAGGCTTATTTAGGTGTAGCAGCTTTCTCAATGTTCTTAAAAAGACTCAAAGATAATAATGACACTGGAACAGATATTATCATGAGATATACACTTCGTTTGTTAACAACTGACCAATTTCAACGTTCTTCTAGATTAATTTGTGCAATGGAAATGTTGCGCAAAAAATTCTCTGAGGACATTGGGGAAACTCCTTTCTCAATAGGAATCTGGTTAGGTTCGAAAGTAACACCTAATCAAAATGCAGGTTCTTATGGTGCAAAAGAACAACTAAAACAATGGAAAGAAGGAAATGACCGTAAGTCTTTCATAGTAAAGTCTTGTCCGTGGTGCGGGGCCAAGTTGGGGAAATATACAGTTAATGATGAGGTTGTCACAACAGGAATAGCATCCAGACGAAAAAAAACAAAGAAAAAGGAAGAACGAATTCTCGGCTATGACTATAGCCGGAAAAATAAAGAATTAACAATTAATTGTCCAGATGAGAAATGCCCATTTCATAAAAAAATTGATGTATATATTGTAGACGAATCTATTTATGAAAACCAGCCTACGTTTATTATTGGGACAATAGACAAATTTGCTATGTTATCGTGGAAACCAGAAGCACGTGCATTGTTTGGGATCGATATGAATGGAATAAGGCAATACTCACCTCCTAATTTAATAATTCAGGATGAACTTCATCTTATATCAGGTCCGTTAGGGTCAATGACGGGGATGTATGAAATATTAATAGAAGAATTATCAACGGATCGAAGAACAGAAAATCCAATTAAACCCAAAATAATATGTTCAACCGCAACAATACGTCGCTATGAAGAACAAATAATGGCTCTATATGGAAGAGATAAAAATAAAGCTAAACTTTTCCCAAGTCCGGGGCTTTCCCATGATGATTCCTTTTTTGCGAAAGTAGCTGTTGACGAAAATAATCTTCCGGCTAAAGGAAGAAAGTATGTGGGGGTTTATTCTCCAGTAATTGGAATGCAGATGTTACAGGTGAAAATTTATTCTATATTACTGCAATCTGTTATGAATTTCCATGAAGACAATAGAGACCCTTTTTGGACATTATTAAGTTTCTTTAATAGTTTAAGAGAATTAGGTGGAGCGCTCACATTATTACAAACAGATATACCTAGTTATCTTAATCAGGTACGAAAAAAACACAATATTACAGATAGAGACCAGACACGATGGCTAAATAATTTCCTTGAACTTACTTCGCGCTTAGATAGTGGAGAAGTTTCAGACGTAATTCATAAATTAAAAGATAACAAGAATTCTATAGATGTATGTCTAGCATCCAACATAATAGAGGTAGGGGTAGATATAGATCGGCTTTCATTGATGACTGTAGTGGGTCAACCTAAGAATACAGCACAGTATATTCAAGTTACTGGTAGGGTTGGCCGGAATTGGAAAGAGCGTCCGGGTCTTGTAGTTACTTTATATAAAACGGGAATCTCTAGAGATAAATCCCACTTTGAGCATTTTAGAGAGTATCATGAACGACTGTATTCAAAAGTTGAGCCAACAAGTGTAACTCCTTATTCTGATCCATGTATTAATAGATCTTTATATGGGTTAATTATCGGATATCTAAGACAGTTACATGATGGAAAAGTAGCAGAGTCACCAGAGTATGTACGGGAGCATATAAACTCGTTAAATAGTTTTAAAACTTTACTATTAAATCGTGTAAAGTTGATTGATCCTAAGCAAACCCCAGTGGTAGTTAAAAACTTTGATTTATACGTAAACCATATTCTGAATTTAGGTGCAACAAGTTGGGAAGAGAAAAGTGATGGAGGATATTTTTTAATGTATCAGTCAGGAAGTTATATCCAGGAAAGATACAAAAGTACCGCACTACCAGTTCCTATGTCAATGAGAAATGTTGATGCTTCATGTCAAGGTGAAGTCACAAACTCTTATCTTGTGAAAGAGTTGGAGGGAATTCATGTATGA
- the drmB gene encoding DUF1998 domain-containing protein: protein MKNKKETSIPLRRAELISPFGVGAISTNNEGINMMTGVLDQWFKGNNVDLADYRFNESRLENILGVKEFRLPPDYRSTFGKNGGSLKNVDLKIPMILFPTWFYCNRCRKMEKLHLADISKKKCKHCNNGYLVQVPFVTVCKHGHIDDFPWNEWVHRNISTKCKGPLKLVSTGGATLTSMRVECTVCGDKYKRSLKGITSRLDNGNNSPLVTLVQEGKTFLCTGRKHWYGTNETAHEECFEQPFVLLRNSNNVYYPDVISALYLPGDYSSELKEVIEFLKQEPIAHEIETLKTVIDEKEKIATYLLNKFSVDLQTANNQTITKALTLIEAESGVIEDDELEDIERKLRYQEFCSLIETIDNKHLKVVSEYNEKLKSLVEYKKLGISKIHLVPKLRDTRVLFGFERLNSDQSINREKINKGKEVLFRNPSNPENNWLPGYTVYGEGIFIEFNDVALTKWENSRLVKEHFSLLQSRYKEVQAAGIVRDKELSPRYVMLHTLAHLLISEMIFECGYSTSALRERLYISKENGKEMNGFLIYTASGDSEGTMGGLVRLGEKDTLFEILQRSIDKARWCSSDPVCTEIGVTSGQGIHSLNIAACHNCTYLPETSCEEFNRFLDRSLIVGVSDAQSIGFFTDYLDTIVEKKK from the coding sequence ATGAAAAATAAAAAAGAAACCAGTATCCCTTTAAGAAGAGCTGAGTTAATATCACCTTTTGGTGTAGGTGCTATATCAACGAACAATGAGGGTATTAATATGATGACAGGTGTACTTGATCAGTGGTTTAAAGGAAATAATGTAGATTTAGCTGATTATAGATTTAATGAGTCGAGACTTGAGAATATCTTAGGAGTTAAGGAATTCCGTCTTCCTCCCGATTATAGATCAACATTTGGTAAAAATGGTGGCAGCCTTAAAAATGTAGATCTTAAAATTCCTATGATACTCTTTCCAACATGGTTTTATTGTAACCGTTGTAGGAAAATGGAGAAGCTTCATCTCGCTGATATTAGTAAGAAAAAGTGCAAACATTGTAATAATGGTTACTTAGTTCAAGTACCTTTTGTGACAGTTTGTAAGCATGGGCATATTGATGATTTTCCTTGGAATGAGTGGGTTCATAGAAATATATCCACTAAATGTAAAGGACCTTTAAAACTTGTATCAACAGGAGGGGCAACACTTACAAGTATGCGTGTTGAATGTACTGTTTGTGGAGATAAATATAAGAGGTCATTAAAAGGGATTACCTCTAGATTGGACAATGGAAATAATTCTCCTCTTGTAACACTAGTACAAGAAGGAAAAACTTTTCTATGTACCGGTAGAAAACATTGGTATGGTACTAATGAAACTGCACATGAAGAATGTTTTGAACAACCTTTTGTGTTATTAAGAAACTCGAATAACGTTTATTACCCTGACGTTATTAGCGCTCTTTATTTACCTGGAGATTACTCAAGTGAACTAAAAGAAGTAATTGAATTTTTAAAGCAGGAACCTATTGCTCATGAAATTGAGACATTAAAAACTGTTATTGATGAAAAAGAAAAGATTGCAACTTATCTATTAAATAAGTTTAGTGTCGATCTCCAAACAGCAAACAATCAAACTATTACTAAGGCACTTACTTTAATTGAAGCGGAAAGTGGGGTAATAGAAGATGATGAATTGGAAGATATTGAGAGAAAGCTTAGATATCAGGAATTCTGTTCTCTAATTGAAACCATAGATAATAAGCATCTAAAAGTTGTTTCAGAGTATAATGAAAAATTGAAATCCCTAGTGGAGTATAAAAAACTAGGGATATCTAAAATTCATCTTGTACCTAAATTACGGGATACTAGGGTATTGTTTGGCTTTGAAAGGCTTAATAGTGATCAATCTATAAATAGGGAAAAAATAAATAAAGGTAAAGAAGTACTTTTTAGGAATCCTAGTAATCCAGAAAATAATTGGTTGCCAGGTTATACAGTTTACGGAGAAGGTATATTTATTGAATTCAATGATGTAGCTTTAACTAAATGGGAAAATAGTAGATTGGTAAAAGAACATTTTAGTTTACTACAGTCTAGGTATAAAGAGGTGCAAGCAGCGGGTATAGTGAGGGATAAAGAGCTTAGTCCTAGGTATGTAATGTTGCACACGTTAGCTCATTTGTTAATATCTGAGATGATATTTGAATGTGGATACAGCACTTCAGCTTTACGAGAACGATTGTATATTTCAAAAGAAAACGGAAAAGAGATGAACGGTTTTTTGATATATACTGCTTCAGGTGACTCTGAAGGAACTATGGGTGGCCTAGTTAGGCTTGGAGAAAAGGATACTTTATTTGAGATTCTACAAAGATCTATTGACAAAGCTAGATGGTGTTCATCAGACCCTGTTTGCACAGAAATAGGAGTTACATCAGGTCAAGGGATTCATTCGTTAAATATAGCAGCTTGTCATAACTGTACTTATCTTCCAGAAACGTCATGTGAAGAGTTTAATAGATTTTTAGATAGGTCATTGATTGTAGGGGTATCAGATGCCCAAAGTATAGGTTTTTTTACAGATTATTTAGACACTATTGTCGAAAAGAAAAAATAG